The Labeo rohita strain BAU-BD-2019 chromosome 14, IGBB_LRoh.1.0, whole genome shotgun sequence genomic interval AGTCAAATGACCTGTAATATGATTATGAAATCTGCAAACATGCTATCAGACGCAGACTCTTACGCAATGTGTGTTTATTAGGGGTGTGCGTGTCTAAGTGAGTGTGAATGTGAGAGAGCGGTGACAGAATGTCCTCACAAAGTTAGTAACACCTGAAATGTTTGATCTTACTAGGACATTTTTTGCTCCCCATGATGAAAACAACGTATAAATCATACTAAATGAAGTCGTTGTACTTTTTGAAACCATTTCACACTAGTTTCGTGTTTGACATATCAGTGTTGCCTGTGATTAATTGtgtttgctaaaatcatgcctCATTACTATTGTTCAAAGTGTCCTCTAAGTGTTAAAGTTCACCCTGCACTGTCTGCTACCTGAATATCAGGTGAACTATTACTCTAAGCAAACATacgttttacagcatttttagtgAATACCAATATCCCATAAGCTTACAGGAAAGACCAATATCATACAGAGAGCAGCATACCATAAAGACCTAGAAGAACCACCCAGAACATGCTTGCAACTGCACGCCAaccattttatcactttgacaGCAACTTTTGTGCACTGATTTCTAAAGAGAACTTACAAATCTAGTAAAACACGTTTTGATTATCTGTCAtggattatttatatattggtAATGAACTTTATGTTTGACAATCAAACGCTTTCTCACACAAGCATTGTTCTTCTTCTATCTGAACGCTGTGTCTAATATGACTTAACCGATCGCAGAGACCTGCTCTCCTCAGACATGACCCCACACGCCTGTCAAACTGCTGTCAGACACATTCCTGTCCGATGAAGCCAAATAAATTAACCAGTTTATCAAAgttacctctctctctctctctctctctctctctctctctcttgctgcGTCCTGTTGCATGTGGTTTCTTGCATTCCTGTTGATGGAATATTTGGAACATTTGAATATGCAGATttgcattgtattatttttcccCTGCTGGCTGCATTATGCTGACATCTGCGTGATCAACCAAAACATGCATTTCTGCCTTTCTAGATCCACAAATGACAATACCTCATGATAAAATTGACTGTTTTGGTTAAACAGGCTGTAGTGTAAGACTGTTATCATGCAGTGTGTGTGAGATTTGACTCCCTCCCTTTGGCAAGGGTGGATTTTTACGCAACTGTGTTTGAGGATCGAATCTTAGGAGTCCAGAAGAGAAGGTGTGGTACttcataaaaagataaaatggtAACGTTCtactgactataagtaactttgcatgTTAACTTActcctaacctaacagtcttcTAATACTCCaatgagagttagttgacatgtagttgcagaGTTACTTATGTGTTGTAAACAACAGTTAAGTACTCATTGGATGGActgaaaattaatatattaaaataattaatataaatatatttaccatactgatgtaatatactttgggacaaaattaaaaaaggatctataatttaaaaatcagtaTTCAAAAGTGAAAATGTCCACAGTAGATAAAAAGTCGTAGGCTACAGTTTTGATTGACATGCAGGTCAGTAAATTCTCACCAAATTTTTCAACTATTAATAGACTATTATTATAACCTTTGTTATTAAAAGAGTTTTATCGGTTACTTTATTTTGACATTCTACTAACTGCACTCATCAGTTCTGCttaccagggctgcatttatatgcttaaaaatgcagtaaaaacattaatattgagaaatattattacaatttaaaatatctgttttctgtttgaatatatttaaaaatgtaatttatttctgtgatcaaagctgaatttacagcatcattactccagaaatccttcagaaatcattccaatatgctgacttcctgctcaagaaacatttctgattattatcaatgttaaaaacagtttatatttttgcagagacaattaaatactactattcAAATGTTGggggtgtgtttgtgtatatataaattaatgcttttattcagcaaattcaattaattaaaagcaAGTGTGCAGATAcgtataatgttgcaaaacatttctatttcaaataaatgctgttctgctgaactttctaataataaaacctattattaataattcagcAACGATAataattgagcagcaaatcagcatattagaatgatttctgaaggatttctggagtaatgatgctgaaaattcagctttgatcaaggaaataaatgacattttaacagatacccacaaagaaaacatctattttaggttgtaataatattccacaattATACTGCGTTTACTGTGTTTTCTTTCAAATATAttgaaaatcatgtttttacaaGTACTCtacattacaaataataatttttcacaagaccactactaaggtttcttttCATAAAGTGATTGTGGTAAAACAACTGGACTCAGTTCAGaactttttattatcatttattaaacaaaaatatcatcTTACATGTTATTTAAAGAATGACCAGCACAGAATGGCACCAGATGGATACGGGCAGCCATTAGCTGGTCATGACAGATACAGAAACAGGCTCTTTAACTGCCACATCATCATCCATCTCCTCTAAATCACACATGATGAAAAGATTGAAAAAATATCCACACTTCCAATTACATACTTAATTCTGCAGGtcacattgttttaaaaaaaattataaatgatcaGATATATGCAGGAGCGGAGCAGAGGTCCAGAGACAGGACCGTGAGGATGTGAGGAGGGCCGTCACCGCTTATGTACACTTTGGACACTCCTTCTTTTCCTGCTCGATATCTGTGAAACGAGGACAAGAGAGCGGTGAAAGAATGAacctgtgtgtttgtgattatgataataaattaacattgaTAACAAATAGCAGATTGCAATACGAAGCAGCGTAATGGACTcttttttgtacagttaaaaaaacTGAGACATCAAACAGTGTTATAGCGCATTATACCTGCATGTTATAGAGCTGTATTAGAGCACATTACATTATCATTACAATGCCAGCGCAACCAGATCTGCAAggttttttcctgtttatttattatttttttctttgaggaAACTGTTCATGCAAATCAAGATGTAAACACTGCCTACTGAAGTACTTCTgctgaatgcaaaaaaacaaatgacaacTTTGTcaaactcacacacatacacaaaaaccGTGGAAACAATTTGAATGTTTCAAATGTAAGATGTTTCCAGTTTCAAACTATTTACGGAACACATACTAATACAACAGTGTTGACCACAGTGCTgtgcaatataataaaacaatagaacaatCGCAAACATCTACTaacatatgagaaaaaaaaaatctaagaatctaagatcttttttttaattagttaatattattttttttttttttgctttcatttttaattttaagcttTAGCAATTCTGttatattattttggtaattttttatgtctttttttatagTTAAAATGAGAATGTTACCCTGGCAActagctgatttttttatttcagttaacattcattttaattgttttaattttaatcgcATTTACAATAATAACCCTGCTGAACACAGATAAACAAACACGTACATCTACATAGAAGTAGTCTTAAGTAAGTCATAAATGCCTGGATCTGATTTTCTCATTCCCTGCAGTTATATTTTACACCTATAAGGAAGGGTGTTGCATCAATAATCATTAACGAAGCTTGCGATCCATAACAAGCTTTCTTCAGAGCCGTTCCTTTGTCCTTTGTTTTActcttcagctcatctgcaggTGAAGCAGGCAGACGCTCATCACTGAAGTATCTGCAAAattcatctgtgtgtgtgtgcgtgtgtgtgcttGTCATGTTTGCTTTCTGTGTCAGGTCAGCACAAGACTGTGCAAGAGTGAGTGGTGAACAATGAATCATGTGGGAGAGGCTGCCAAACCCGCTCACCTTCTTTAGAGGGCAGAGTGTTTTTCTCCTCCGTGTTTGTCTTCTTTAGACATCTCTTGTCAAACTTCTGCACTTCTTCTTTAACAGGGTTGTCGCTCATTTTGGAGAGTCTGTGAGAATTCAAGTGATAGAGAATTAATGACAGCTTCAGTCTCTGCATGCAATTTTTGCTTTACACCTTCACGATTAGTCCTTTAAACCAGCCTGATTGTGAACAAAGACGTTCTTTAAACAAATCATTGAACTTATTGATGTTCTCATGCTTTGGTCAGTCCAAATGTGTGTTTGGACATCCATTTGCTTTCTCAAACAGAGCAGGCAAGGCATGCAACGGCATCGTGGTTAAACCGCATTCTGAAAAGCAGAAGTGCGTTTAACTACCCAAGAACCATTTCCTCAAAGGTGTAAGCTGAAGTTTTGGTGAGTCTGCGTGGACACGTCGACGTGCCGCGCCCGCCTGTCCGCCCTCCCCCAGGTGCGTGTTTATGTAAGCTCTTATCAGCCAGAGCTACAGTAAAATCACTGGCCTACTGAAATAGGTTGTTTTGTTCACTTTTTGCATATTTGCAGAAACCATGAGTGCGCTGGAGCATAATGCACGTAGGTTTAACACATAAAGTCAGCTAAAGTTACAGAGAGATCTGCACAAGGGGAAGTCATTTCACAAAATCACTCATGCAGCTATTATCTAGTAAACAAGACACTTTCTCATCGACGTTGTCACTGGTTTTGATTACAAAATAAtctaaatgaactgttttgttcAAGTCATCACTTAATAATGACTGCATAACTTGGTGAGTTTAAAGGGCCagatcatcttttttttttttttttttccttacaacCTAGTATCAGATCTCTCCAAAAAGAGAGAGGTGTGATATTCAGTTTCACACAGTAACTTACAAATCATAACAGTTTAGCTAATCAAGCCTCTTATTCGAGTTTTAAAGACTTATCTGTTCTCACAGTTCTTATGAGCAGATAActcatacacacaaatatagtaaataaacaataaataatctAAGTAGGGCAGTGTGTTTATGATCACTGCAtgaaaccatgttttttgtgaTCAAGATAAAATCCTCACGTCTTCACCACACCCAGTGTGACTGGCGCCAAATCTCTGGGATTTTGCAACATACTTGCCAAATACTTGAAACATTTGAATGTTTGAAACGTTCCACTCGACGTTTTGCTGCAACTGTGTTCTTCTAACTGTGCATATGCTTCTGTGACGCGCCTTGAGAATTAACGACACACTGCGCAAACCAAAGGCACACACACCTTATCACACCGCAAAATACTCGACGCAGTGAACTAGTGTGTTAATCAAGTAACTGAGCGCACACTACGCATACTGCATTGACAGGTGTGTGCACAAACATATGCTTATCTGCCTTGACATTTCTCTCCATACCGCTACAGGCATAAAAGGTATATGAAATGTAAACGTATATTTTCTCATGTTTGCAAGTGTGTAATGTGTCTGCATACTTTTAAAGAGACACTTCCGTCTTGATTTAGACTGCATTAATATTATCTTAAACAGTATGCAAAATAATATGACATATAACGGTGTGGAAGAAGCAGAATCtctttgtatttataataaacatataattGGGTGTATTTTATAGAGCCTTACCTGGCGCTGGTCTCGGGACTGTAGTACACTAGATATGTTGGATAGAATCTCTGTGCTGCTCAAGGTGGACAGCTGCTTTAAATACTAGCCATCACACCCCGTTGCACAACAGCACGGACGTAACCCGCTCGCTCTGATTGGCTCAGTCTCTCAGAACTGCGTTCTGATTGGACAAACCTGCAGCGCAGTGAAGTAACGGTAACCGAATGTAAAGTGAGTAAGAATTTTTCAAAGCGGAAGCgaatactaaaatgaaaacagtgtgtttctaGAGGACGAGAGTTCTCTAGTAGATAGtttaactatattttatatctaGAGAGTGAGGCGATGAATTCACCAGCAGCGCCATCTTGTGGCGATTAACCTTCAGGTACACCCTAAattgaaaatttgctgaaaatgccCTTG includes:
- the tmsb1 gene encoding thymosin beta 1; this encodes MSDNPVKEEVQKFDKRCLKKTNTEEKNTLPSKEDIEQEKKECPKCT